In the genome of Paenibacillus pabuli, the window CTCTGCTCCTCCGTTCAGCTTGGTCACCGCAGAGTGCTCATTAATGTAATTAAAGTTGGTATGGGAGATGAGCACATTCTCCCGTTGCATAAATTCAACCTGATGACGAATCTTATCCGGATATAAGATATCATCCGAACTCAGCCAGGCGACATAGTCCCCGGAGGCATGACGGATGCCGTGATTCAGAGCCGAAGCTGTACCGCCGTTGCTTTTGCCAAGAACATTAATGTAGGGAAGATAAGGCTGAAGCAGCTCCGCATGCCGGGTAGAGCCATCATTGACGATAATGATCTCCACATCGGTATATGTCTGATTCAGTGCACTCTGAATCGCTTGAGTTACATAGGGACAGTTGTAAAATGGAATGACAATGGACACTCTCGGATTCACGTGGAAGACCTCCCCTGCTGGGTACGAACATCATTTAGAATGTCTTGGAGAGATTGGGTAAATGGAATCAGCGGCTGCCAGCCCAACTTGCGCAGCGCCGAGAGCTCCTCCAGATCTCCAGCCCCGTCGGGACCGGAGGAAGCTCCGTCCCAGCGTACAGGCACCTCCGCTTCAGTCATGGTGAGCAGCGTATCCGCAATCTCTCCCAGGCTGCGCTCCGTGCCTGATACAACCGGATATACGTTACCCGTTGTGCCCTGGACAAGCAGAGCTGCATAGGCCCGGACAGCGTCTCGCACATCCAGAAAGTCACGGGTATTATCCCGGCCAGATAGACGAAAGGCCTCCATCCTACCGCCCTGTTCACAGGCAACAATATGACGCGCCAGCAGCGAACATATGCCTGTTGAAGGTCCTGCCCCGATCAGATTTCCCGGCTCGGCCAGCATTATCTGCTGTCCAAAGAGAGACATCCACGATAGAGATACCATTTCCTCTAATGCTTTGCTGAGACTGTACGGGTGTGGAGGCTGTGGTGGCACACCGGGTGCGGGAGTATATTTTAATCGGGAGCCCACAATAACGGTCCGTGCCTCAGGACAGCTTCTTAGCGCATCCAGCAAATACAGAACAGCCATCACATTGGTCTCAAGCACCAGCAGCGGATTGGACCATGAATCGGGCACGGAATTTTTGCCTGCAAGATGCAATACATAATCCGGCTTCACCTCATCTATCAGATGACGGACTTGCTGTTTATCGTTAAGATCACATACATGTACAGCCACGCCATCGCCAAACGAATGTATACCTGTCCGCCTGACCACCGCTACAACCGCCGCACCGACAGCATTGAAATAGGCAACCGCATGCCGTCCAGTGAAGCCAGAAGCACCCGTGATCAGCACCTTTTTGCCTGTTAGCTCTGCTCCATCCATAATGCCAGCTCCTTCAGCATTGTTGAATAATCCGGAAGGTCTGTCTTCACATCCTCACGTGTGGAAACCAACGTGCGGTCCTGAACAACGCTATCATCAGGTACAATAACAACATCCTGTTTATCCCATGTCTGTTGGAACAGCACAAGCAGATCATGCTTGCTGATAGGCACCGGATGTGCCAAATGGATTAGACCGCTGACTGGCGACACCAGATAATGATCTATCCACTTGGCCAGTTCAAGGGTAGTCACCCCATTCCAGAAGACGCGTGTATAACCGCCAACCTCACCTGTGCAGGACATGAACCAATGCATCAGACCGATGCCACCCTTCCGAATTTCAGGTCCTATAATGGATGTACGAATTGTTAGGTGTCCCGCATCCTGGACTTCCCCCAGTGCTTTTGTGATCGCATAGGCAGATGTTCCATCGGTAACATCATCTTCCCGGTATGCCCCCCGATCCCCACTAAACACACAATCCGTACTGATGTGAATCAGGCGTGCACCAATCGTGTCCGCGATCCGCCGCAAACGATGCGGCAGAAATCCGTTAATATGATATGCGGTAATTTTATCTTCGTCCGCAAAGCTGTTCAAAACACCTACCGCGTTCACGATAACATCTGGATGAACCATCTCCACAAGGCGGTCGACCATAAAGCAGTCAGTTACATCCAGTAGAAGACCGTTGGGATCCGAGACATCCCGGGTCGTGTAGAAGACGCTATGAACGCCTTGACGGCGGAAATAGTCGACCAAAACATGGCCGGCCATTCCGTTCCCCCCAAGTATCAGCAGTTTCATGACAGAAATCCTCCGCGTTGCAAAATTTCACGAATCTCTTCTTTGGTCATCAGTTGATGCTCTGAACTGAAGCTGCTGAAGGATACTGGAGGACAGTTCGTGTAGTGCTCTTTCAATCCCGGTATACCCAGTGTAGGCAAAATCACCAGATATTGCTCATCGTATACCACTGTGGTCATGCTCTCGAATTCACTCATCAGAATTTCGTGAATCTTCTCACCAGGCCGAGTACCACGCTCTACAATCGATACATTCTCCACACCCGAATCCTCAATCAGTACTTCTGCCAGATCCACGATTTTGCAGGTCGGCATCGTCATGACAAAAATCTCACCACCGACACTTTCCACCGAAGCTTTGAACAACAATGTGATTGCATCCTTCAGAGTAAGAAAGAATCGGGTCATTTTCATATCCGTGATGGATACCTGACCTTTGGATCGAATCTGGTTCTTGAATAAGTGTACGACACTGCCGTTCGTTCCAAGGACATTCCCACCACGAACAGTAACAAACCGCGTATTGCTATGCAGCAGATTGGCATATACGATCAATTTCTCACCGATCGCCTTCGTCATGCCATAGAAATTGGATGGATTAGCGGCCTTGTCGGTTGATATATATATGACCTTCTCCACCTTATTTTCAATGGCTGCTTCAATGACATTCTGTGTGCCGATTACATTGGTTTTGAGTGCTTCATAAGGTTGGTCTTCACACACCGGCACATGCTTGAGCGCTGCAAGATGAAATACATAATCCACATGCTGACAGGCCACCGTTAAGGCTTCCTTGTCTCGAATATCACCAATGCGAAAATGAAGACGCGGGTCTTCGAATTCACGACTCATCGCCACTTGGCTGGACTCATTCCGGGAGTATACGATAATCTCCTTGGGCTGCTGGGGCAGCAGTTGAGCCACAAGTTCATAACCCCATGATCCCGTACCACCAGTCACGAGTATACGCTTATTTTCAAACATGCATTTTCCCTCCAAGCAGAAATTTGACCACTTTACTGGATACATCAGTCGCTTTGTAGCCTTGTGGACAATCCCAGTCGTTTGACATTTCGATCATTACCTTCACACAGCCCGCAATACGCTCCGCATTCAGACCGGAGACCACGTTGCTGCCGCAATCCACTGTCTCCGGCCGTTCTGTTGTGCGGCGCATGGTTACTGTAGGCACACCCATAATGCAGCACTCCTCCTGTACGGTACCACTGTCCGTAAGTGCACAGCGTGCATGTCGTTCCAGCATCACGAAGTCGAAAAAACCGAACGGTTCGTGGAACTCCACTAGCGGGTGCATCTCCAGTTGCAGATGCTCGGCGATTCGAATAGCCGTTCGAGGGTGAATGCTGCATATGACTCGCAGGGCATGTTCTTCAGCGACCTGGTTCAAGCCTTTCATGATCTCCAGCAAATGAGGAGGGTGATCCACATTCTCCGCCCGATGGGCCGTAACCAAAAAATATTGTCCGGACTTCAGCTTCAATTTCTTCAGTATTTTGCTGGAACTTACTTGTGCATCATAGTGACGCATCACTTCATAGATCGGGTTGCCTGTCAGCACAATTCGGCGACTGGGCACCCCTTCACTAAGCAGATGTTTTTTACTCTGTTCGGTATACGGCATATTAATAGTGGAAATGGCATCGATAACCCTGCGATTTTTTTCTTCCGGCACATCCAGGTCAAAGCATCGATTGCCAGCTTCCATATGAATGACCGGTATGCCCATCCGTTCAGCCAGAACAGCACATAATGCACTGTTTGTATCACCGAGCAGCAGTACTTTATCCGGTTTCTCCTGATGTAATAAATCCTCCATTTGCGTAAACATTGAGGATAACTGTCGACCGAGAGAGGCCGCTTCATCCTGAAGGACGTAGTCCGGCGCCCTCAAGCCCATTTCCTTGAAGAAAAGACCGCTGAGACTTTCCGTGAAGTTCTGTCCCGTGTGTACCAGAATATGTTTGGACGCGTACTGGTCCAGCTTGGAAATGATCAGGCTGAGCCGTATGATTTCAGGTCGCGTACCCAGCACCGTCATGATCTTCATCGTAATCCCTGCCTTCATCGTCTATTGGATAATCTCCGTCGAACCCGGCTTCGTCTGGTTTTGCCAGTCGCACGTTTGCGAACAGTCGGTTGCATTACGCGCACACGTTGTTTCTTCTTTTTGCTAGACCTCAGCTTCCTTCTGCCTGTTCCCGTTCCTCGTTTTAATCGGTCACGAGCCCTACTGCGTGGGGTTGAAAGCGGGTAACGACTTCGTCCAGTTCTGTGGCTTGAGCGAGGTTCTGTTTCTTCATGAACAGGCTGGCCTACGACAAGCGGAGGCAAAGGCGAGAGTGGCAGCGCCTGAATCAACGCTAATGGGAACAATCGTGCCCGAACCGAAGCCGGTTCCAGAATCAGCACGGTTCGTAAACGGCCCTCCCCCCAGGCGTACACTGGGCCATTCGGAGGCTGAATGTACGGAAACCATCCGGGAAAACGCATCAACCACTGTGTCATCATCGTATGCAGCTTTGCCCTGTAGGTTTCAATTCCGTACAGCTTTTCCGCTTCTGTCCGATTACGCCAACCGGTGTCGGAGGCCAGTTCAGGATCATTCAGCAGGGTTGTTGCCAGGGTGACGAGCGCCTGTGAATCCCCGGCCGGGGCCAAAAATGCACCACTGCCTACCGATTCCAGCAATTCTTTGAGTCCGCCCTGGGCAAAAGCAATAACCGGTTTGGCGAAATAAAGCCCCTCCAACGCAGTCATGCCGAACCCTTCTTTGACCATGCTCGGAATGACTACCATATCCATGGCCGTATAGGCCAGTGATACGTTCTCTTCAAACGGTGTAAATGTAAATCTGCGATAATAACCGGATTTCTTCACCCGGGATACACATTCGTCATAGTACTTTTTATCCGCTGATGTACCAATGATCCAGAAACGGCAGCGCGGATGGGTTTCACACAATTGCAAAGCCATATCTACAAAAGGTTTCAGACCTTTGGCATCATATATAAAGGAAGAGATGTAACCGATACAGACCTGCGATGGTTTGAACCCAAGCTCTTTGCGTTTGCGTTCTCTCAAATGAACCCACCGCTCGGGATCCGGCAAGGCTGGGTCCCAGGTTGGTGAGATCACAGTCAACTTGCTGCTCATGCCGGCCTGTTTGAATGGTGCTACTGCAGTTTCGGATATACCTATGATCCAATCGGAGTAACGCCCAATCATCTGTACAGCTTCGTTTGCATGTTCATTCAACTGAATAATCTCGGTAATCTTCCAGATCACCGGAATTTGCAGAGACTTCGCTGCTACGGCTGGCATCACATTGACACAGGTATTCGTTAACACCAGATCAGGGGCGGTCTCCCGAATGAGGGAGACCACGTCCTGATAAGCTGGTTTATGGCGAAGCTGTTCTGCATCCGTTGCAATCCCCCGGTAAGGTGTGTACACACCGTGAAGCATCGGCAGGAAGCATACTTTGACCTGAATATCGAATCTCCGTGCAAGCCCGGCAAGCTTTCCTTCCTGAGGAACCACGAGTACACAATCGAAGATGGAACCCATCTCTCTCATAAAATGAAGCAGCAGCTTCTCCGCCCCCGTAATGCTGCGGGTGTTGCACACATGGGAAAACAACATGAGTTTGGGTTTAGTCGCCATGGCAGCACGGACCCTGAATACGAATATGCAGGGTTCTGTGCACACCTCCTTCCGGACAGGATTAAGGGAATATAATGCTCAGCAGTTCGTTGATTCGTTTGCCATACGTGTGATCCTTCAATGTCCGTTCCAACCCTCGAAGTGCAATCTCACGCCGCTCTTTCTCATGAGTGAGGTAGTATTCAACTTTATCAAGCAGCTCCTGAGGGGAGGAGTATGTCTCGATCTCAACGCCCGGTTTATAGAAACGTGCCAAATCATCCCGCGCATCGGTCAATTGAAGGGTCGTCGAAGCCGCAATTTCGAATGTTCTCGGATTCGGAGAGGCTGGTGAAATTTTAACATGGTTGTTGTTAACGGAATCGTCTTCGTGGGAGCGGTGAAGGTTAATGACAATTTTGGTACCGTTATAGACATCGTTCGTTTCCTGCGGAGTCATCCAGCGACCCAGTTCGATCTTCTCACCGTAAGCAGCATAGTCAGGCAGTCGATCCCACCAGATGCCATTAAATACGGTATTGTGCGACATCAGCTGTGCCATGATCGGATTGAAGAAATACACCCGGTTCCAGTAGGCCGAACCGATAAAGCTGACATCCCGGTGCAATGGAGATGGAGTAGTGATCGGGAAGTAATGGTTGGTGAATGCAGCAAAGGGCAGGTAGTGAACAGAAGGGCAGCCATTTTGTTGATACAATTCGACACAGTTCAGTTCCAATGTGAACACATGGTCAAAATGCTGTACTGTCTCAAGTGTCATATCCGTATAGTACGGATCATCCGTGAGCCAAATTGCCGTCCTAATGCCTGCTTGCCGAATTGCATCCAGATGCTCCATTGGAATATCCATGCCATCCAGCACAAGCACCAGGTCAGGTCGGGTTTGCAACGCTATTTCAGAAACTGGCTGACGTGGATCCGAAAGGGTTACTTGTGCAACCATCCCCTGCAAAGTGGCCATGATAGCCTCATCTAACGGGGAGTATGGAAAACCTTTGCCTGAGGATACGTACAGCACGTGGATCTGCCGGAAAGGCAATGGCTCCTGTGCACAATTGACGATATAGTTGGCACGGCCGCGCAAATATCCTTCTTCCTTCCCCGCATCATATCCGGCATGTTGACCGTTTTTGCGTGCTTGGTCAGCCAGACTGAGTACTGGTGCATGGAACTTTCTCGCTTTACGGTGTTTGAGAGACATACCGCCACTCCTTTATTTTTGGGATAGGGTTCTCTAACTCTGCTGTCCTGCAGAAAGAGACTTACACGTGCTCCAGCAGCTGAGCAATTCGACGGGTGAACGTATGCTGGTTCAGTGTGGTAAGCAGCCCACGCCAAGCTAGGGCTCGCCGTTCCTCTTCATGGTGCAGATAATATTTGATTTTGTGCTGAAGTTCGGCTGCCGTTGTAAACGTCTCGATATCGTATCCAGGCCGGTAGTGGCGTGGCAGATCATTGCGTGCATCCGTTATCTGCATCGTGCCACAGGCGCTGATCTCATACGTCCGCGGATTAATGGAATGACCTTGCAGATGATGCGTATTGCGATTGTCTTCCC includes:
- the wecB gene encoding non-hydrolyzing UDP-N-acetylglucosamine 2-epimerase; amino-acid sequence: MKIMTVLGTRPEIIRLSLIISKLDQYASKHILVHTGQNFTESLSGLFFKEMGLRAPDYVLQDEAASLGRQLSSMFTQMEDLLHQEKPDKVLLLGDTNSALCAVLAERMGIPVIHMEAGNRCFDLDVPEEKNRRVIDAISTINMPYTEQSKKHLLSEGVPSRRIVLTGNPIYEVMRHYDAQVSSSKILKKLKLKSGQYFLVTAHRAENVDHPPHLLEIMKGLNQVAEEHALRVICSIHPRTAIRIAEHLQLEMHPLVEFHEPFGFFDFVMLERHARCALTDSGTVQEECCIMGVPTVTMRRTTERPETVDCGSNVVSGLNAERIAGCVKVMIEMSNDWDCPQGYKATDVSSKVVKFLLGGKMHV
- a CDS encoding glycosyltransferase translates to MNPRVSIVIPFYNCPYVTQAIQSALNQTYTDVEIIIVNDGSTRHAELLQPYLPYINVLGKSNGGTASALNHGIRHASGDYVAWLSSDDILYPDKIRHQVEFMQRENVLISHTNFNYINEHSAVTKLNGGAEPMAEPDWLRLFVNGNPVNGCTVMFRRDLFSGVGLFNELLPYTHDLDLWLRILLNGHRFPYLNESLTAYRRHGEMGTVRHADSISREASMVWSRYREPLLQRIAAMGG
- a CDS encoding dTDP-4-dehydrorhamnose reductase family protein; this encodes MKLLILGGNGMAGHVLVDYFRRQGVHSVFYTTRDVSDPNGLLLDVTDCFMVDRLVEMVHPDVIVNAVGVLNSFADEDKITAYHINGFLPHRLRRIADTIGARLIHISTDCVFSGDRGAYREDDVTDGTSAYAITKALGEVQDAGHLTIRTSIIGPEIRKGGIGLMHWFMSCTGEVGGYTRVFWNGVTTLELAKWIDHYLVSPVSGLIHLAHPVPISKHDLLVLFQQTWDKQDVVIVPDDSVVQDRTLVSTREDVKTDLPDYSTMLKELALWMEQS
- a CDS encoding NAD-dependent epimerase/dehydratase family protein is translated as MDGAELTGKKVLITGASGFTGRHAVAYFNAVGAAVVAVVRRTGIHSFGDGVAVHVCDLNDKQQVRHLIDEVKPDYVLHLAGKNSVPDSWSNPLLVLETNVMAVLYLLDALRSCPEARTVIVGSRLKYTPAPGVPPQPPHPYSLSKALEEMVSLSWMSLFGQQIMLAEPGNLIGAGPSTGICSLLARHIVACEQGGRMEAFRLSGRDNTRDFLDVRDAVRAYAALLVQGTTGNVYPVVSGTERSLGEIADTLLTMTEAEVPVRWDGASSGPDGAGDLEELSALRKLGWQPLIPFTQSLQDILNDVRTQQGRSST
- a CDS encoding glycosyltransferase family 4 protein, producing the protein MLFSHVCNTRSITGAEKLLLHFMREMGSIFDCVLVVPQEGKLAGLARRFDIQVKVCFLPMLHGVYTPYRGIATDAEQLRHKPAYQDVVSLIRETAPDLVLTNTCVNVMPAVAAKSLQIPVIWKITEIIQLNEHANEAVQMIGRYSDWIIGISETAVAPFKQAGMSSKLTVISPTWDPALPDPERWVHLRERKRKELGFKPSQVCIGYISSFIYDAKGLKPFVDMALQLCETHPRCRFWIIGTSADKKYYDECVSRVKKSGYYRRFTFTPFEENVSLAYTAMDMVVIPSMVKEGFGMTALEGLYFAKPVIAFAQGGLKELLESVGSGAFLAPAGDSQALVTLATTLLNDPELASDTGWRNRTEAEKLYGIETYRAKLHTMMTQWLMRFPGWFPYIQPPNGPVYAWGEGRLRTVLILEPASVRARLFPLALIQALPLSPLPPLVVGQPVHEETEPRSSHRTGRSRYPLSTPRSRARDRLKRGTGTGRRKLRSSKKKKQRVRVMQPTVRKRATGKTRRSRVRRRLSNRR
- a CDS encoding CgeB family protein; the encoded protein is MSLKHRKARKFHAPVLSLADQARKNGQHAGYDAGKEEGYLRGRANYIVNCAQEPLPFRQIHVLYVSSGKGFPYSPLDEAIMATLQGMVAQVTLSDPRQPVSEIALQTRPDLVLVLDGMDIPMEHLDAIRQAGIRTAIWLTDDPYYTDMTLETVQHFDHVFTLELNCVELYQQNGCPSVHYLPFAAFTNHYFPITTPSPLHRDVSFIGSAYWNRVYFFNPIMAQLMSHNTVFNGIWWDRLPDYAAYGEKIELGRWMTPQETNDVYNGTKIVINLHRSHEDDSVNNNHVKISPASPNPRTFEIAASTTLQLTDARDDLARFYKPGVEIETYSSPQELLDKVEYYLTHEKERREIALRGLERTLKDHTYGKRINELLSIIFP
- a CDS encoding polysaccharide biosynthesis protein codes for the protein MFENKRILVTGGTGSWGYELVAQLLPQQPKEIIVYSRNESSQVAMSREFEDPRLHFRIGDIRDKEALTVACQHVDYVFHLAALKHVPVCEDQPYEALKTNVIGTQNVIEAAIENKVEKVIYISTDKAANPSNFYGMTKAIGEKLIVYANLLHSNTRFVTVRGGNVLGTNGSVVHLFKNQIRSKGQVSITDMKMTRFFLTLKDAITLLFKASVESVGGEIFVMTMPTCKIVDLAEVLIEDSGVENVSIVERGTRPGEKIHEILMSEFESMTTVVYDEQYLVILPTLGIPGLKEHYTNCPPVSFSSFSSEHQLMTKEEIREILQRGGFLS